GACCGAGCAGTACCGCGGGCACTGGTTCCCATGGTCCCGCGTCGGAGCAGGTGCGCTCGGCGGCGTCGCCGACGCGGCGGGGCTGAACGTCGTGGAAGTCATCGATATCCACGCGCGGGTCATCGCCGTGCTGAACCTTTCGGCCACCGGCAACGTCGTACCTCGGTGATGAGTCGGTACGGCTTCCCCGCGGCCATGTGGCGCTCGTTGGAACGCCACCGGCCACCTGGCGTCGGCCTCCTACAGCGGTGGCGAAGCCCGTTGCGCGGGCCGTGGCTGACATCAGTCTTCGGTGCGGCGCTCCTGATCGGACTTCCGGTGGTGATCCTGACCGGGCTGCTGTCCTATATCGCCTACGGACCGCAGTTCGGACAGGCCATCCCCCGAGATGTCGGATGGTTGAAGCTGCCGACGTTCGACTGGCCGACCCATCCGTCGTGGCTTTACCGCCTGACCCAAGGCGTGCACGTCGGGCTGGGTTTAGTCATCATTCCGGTCGTGCTGGCCAAGCTCTGGTCGGTCATGCCCCGGTTCTTCGCGTGGCCGCCGCTACGGTCGATCGCGCAATTGTTCGAGCGCCTGTCGTTGGTGATGTTGGTGGGCGGAATCGTGTTCGAGCTCGCCACCGGTGTGTTGAACATTCAGTACGACTACATTTTCGGCTTCAGCTTCTACACCGCACACTATTTCGGCGCCTGGGTCTTCATCGCCGGCTTTACCCTGCATTTACTGATCAAGCTGCCGACAATGCTGCGCGGCGTGCGATCTCAGTCGCTGCGCAGCGTCCTACGCACGTCGCGTGCCGACACCCGTCCAGAACCAGCCGACCCGGACGGACTCGTCGCCGCGAACCCGGCGCCGCCCACCGTGAGTCGCCGCGGCGCGCTGGCGCTGGTCGGCGGCGGTGCGGTTTTCGTCGCGGTGATCACCGCCGGCCAGACGCTCGGCGGCATCACGCGCCGGGCCGCGATCCTGCTTCCGCGCGGCCGCAGCCGCGACAGTGATTTCGAGGTGAACCGGACTGCCTGGGCGGCCGGCATCACCGCCGCTGATGCCGGTCCGAACTGGCGACTGGTGCTGCGCGGGCCGTCGCAGGAACTGCGAATCGATCGGGCCGCGCTGGAGGCGATGCCGCAGCACACCGCCGAGTTGCCGATCGCCTGCGTCGAAGGATGGTCGACGACGCAGACGTGGAGCGGCGTACGCCTCCGCGACTTGGCCGCGCTGGCCGGTGCGCCCGGCAGCCACGCCACTGTGCGCTCGCTCGAACGCTTCGGGGCGTTCAATCGCGCGGTGCTGCAGGCCAACCAAGTGAGTGATCCCGATTCGTTGCTGGCCCTGCGCGTCAACGGTGCGGCACTGTCGATGGACCACGGTTATCCCGCCCGCGTGATCGTGCCCGCTTTACCGGGCGTGCACAACACCAAATGGGTGCGGCTCATCGAATTCGGAAAGCCCTGACATGCGGACGATGATCGCCCGGTTCAGTGCCGCCTACGGCGACAATCCTTTGCACCTGTTGGGAACGATCGCCGCGGGCGCTCTCGCCGGCTACGTCGTCGTACTTCTCGGCCCGCACCATCTGTGGAATACCAAGGTGTGGTGGCAGTCCATCGCGGTGTGGTTTGCCGGGGCGATCATCGGCCACGACTTGATCCTGTTCCCGCTGTACGCGTTGGCCGACCTGTCGCTCAGACGTGCCGTCAGCGCTGTCGGCAGACACCGAAGGCGCTTGGACACTCGGTCACCGACCGTAGCTCCCCTCAATTACGTGCGCGTACCGACCTTGGCGACGGGATTGTGCCTGCTGCTGTTCTTCCCCGGCATCATCCAGCAGGGACACCTCAGCTACGTCGCGGCGACCGGCCAAGACCAGCAGCCATTCCTCGGCCGCTGGCTGCTGCTCACCGCCGCCGCATACGGCGCCGCAGCGCTGGCGTACGCCACCCGACTTGCACTGGTCACTTGGCGTGCCGGTAGCGACACGCAGCGGCCGAGGTGACGTTCGTCCACGGTGGTCGGAGATCATGACCAGATGGCCGTGAAAGTCGAACGCCGCGAAGCCATCGCGGTGACAGTGGGTATCGCGCTGATCGCGGCCGCATTCACCGTGCCTCACCTCCACCTCGGCGTCGTCGCACCGTTGATCAACAGTTCAAAGAAACAGCTGCACGATTTCGCCGATTGCGCACCGCTTTTCGGTTGGTGGAAGCTGCACGTCGGCTGGGGGACGATACCCGCCGTGGCGATCGGCGCCGCGACCGTCCGCTGGGGCCCAGCCGTGGCGCAGCGATTGGCTTGGCGGGCACTCACATTGGTCACCTGGGCAACCTCCTGCGCCTGGGCGTTCGCGCTGGCCATGGTCGACGGATGGCAGCTCGGGTTTGCCGGACGTCTGACCACGCGGCACGAATACCTGCGCCAGGTACCGACCATCACCGACATCCCGTCGATGCTGCGGACGTTCTCCAGCCGCATCCTGGATTTTCAGCCACACTCCTGGATCACCCATGTGTCCGGCCACCCGCCTGGCGCTCTGCTGACGTTCGTGTGGCTGGACCGGATCGGCTTGAGCGGCGGCGCGTGGGCGGGGGCGCTCTGCTTGCTGGTCGGGTCGAGCGCGGCGACCGCCGTGATCGTCGCGCTGCGCGCGGTATCCGACGAGGCGACCGCGCGGATGGCCGCGCCGTTCACCGCCGCGGCGCCGACCGCCATCTGGATCGCCGTCTCGGCGGACGGCTACTTCGCCGGCGTTGCCGCCTGGGGTATCGCGCTGCTGGCGCTGGCGGCAAGCCGCACCGTGCGGTGGCCGGCCGTCGCTGCGGTGTCGGCAGGCCTGGTTCTCGGCTGGGCGATATTCCTGAACTACGGGCTGCTGCTGATGGGATTGCTTGCGCTGGCGGTGCTCCTGGCGGTCGGCGACCGCAAGGCGTCGGTGGCCGCTCTGGCAGCGGCGGTTCCGTCGGCATTGGCGGTGGTGGCGGCATTCGCAGCGACGGGCTTTTGGTGGTTCGACGGCTATACCCTTGTCCAGCAACGGTATTGGCAGGGAATTGCGCTGAACCGGCCGTTTCAGTACTGGAGCTGGGCGAACCTGGCATCCGTTGCATGCGCGATTGGTCTCGGCAGCGTCGCGGGTCTGGGCAGGGTCTTGGACATCGCGGCCATCCGGCGACGCTCCGGTCTGCATCTTCTGGTCCTGGCTGCCCTCACCGCTATCGTGTGTGCCGATCTGAGCATGCTCAGCAAAGCCGAAACCGAGCGCATCTGGTTACCGTTCACGGTGTGGTTGACTGCCGCCCCGGCGCTACTGCCGCGCCGATCCCAAAGCTGGTGGCTGGCCGCCAACGTGGTCGGCGCCATCATCGTCAACCATGTGATGCTGACGAACTGGTAGCCGAGAGCCCTAGTCCTCGGGAATGTCTCGTTCGATCGCGTCCAGCCAAGCCTGGGCCGACATATCCGACGGGGCGCGCCAGTCGCCGCGCGGCGACAGCGCACCACCGTGAGACACCTTGGGGCCGTTGGGCAAGGCGGAGCGCTTGAACTGGCTGAACGAATAGAACCGCTGCACGAAGACCTGCAGCCAGTGTCGAATCTCTTTCAGCGAGTAGGACGGCCGCTTGTTCTCCGGGAACCCGGGCGGCCAGTTCCCGCTGTCGGGATCGCTCCACGCGTGCCACGCCAGAAATGCGACCTTCGCCGGGCGGAACCCGTAGCGTAGGACTTGGTAGAGCGAAAAATCTTGCAGCGCAAAGGGCCCGATCTTCGCTTCGCTGCTCTGCAGTTCTTCTTCCTCACCGCTCGGCACCAGTTCGGGAGTTATCTCGGTGTCGAGCACCGACTGCAGAACTTCCCCCACCTCCGCCGGGAACTGGCCGGAAGAAATCACCCAGCGGATCAGGTGCTGAACCAGCGTCTTCGGCACACCCGCATTGACGTTGTAATGCGACATCTGGTCGCCCACACCGTAAGTCGACCAACCCAATCCCAGTTCAGACAGATCACCGGTGCCCAGCACGATGCCACCGCGTTGGTTTGCCAGCCGGAACAGGTAATCGGTGCGCAGACCGGCCTGGACGTTTTCGAACGTCACGTCATACACCTTTTCGCCGCGCGAGAACGGATGATCCATCTCCTTGAGCATCAGCGACGCGGTTTCGCTGATGTCGATCTCGGCGAAAGTCACTCCGAGCGCGCGGCACAACTCGACCGCGTTGCGCTTGGTGTGCTCACCGGTGGCGAAGCCAGGCAAGGTGAAAGCGAGAATGTCGCTGCGCGGCCGTTCTTCTCGGTCCATCGCGCGGGCAGCAACGATCAATGCATGCGTCGAGTCGAGTCCGCCGGAGATCCCGATGACGACTTTGGGGAAGTCCAGCGCCCGCAGGCGCTGCTCGAGCCCGGCGACCTGAATGCTGTAACCCTCGTAGCAGTCCTGCTCGAGCCGCTGGGGGTCGGCGGGCACGAACGGGAATCGTTCGATCTCACGACGCAATCCGATGTCGCCGGTCGGCGGGTCGAGTCGGAAGCTGATGTGGCGGAACGAGTCTGCGATGTGACGATGATGCCGGCGGTTGTCGTCGAAGGTGCCCATCCGCAGCCGCTCCGAGCGAATCAACTCGAGGTCGACGTCGGCGATACTGCGACGCTCGCCCTTGGGAAAGCGTTCCGACTCGGCGAGCAGTTCACCGTTCTCCCACACCATGGTCTGGCCGTCCCAGGCCAGGTCGGTGGTCGACTCCCCTTCTCCGGCAGCGGCGTACACGTAGGCGGCCAGGCATCGCTGCGATGCCGAGCGCGCCAACAGCGAGCGGTCGTCGGCGCGACCGATCGTGATCGGGCTGCCCGACAAGTTGGCCAACACCGTCGCACCCGCCAGGGCCGCTTCGGCGCTCGGCGGAATCGGGACGAACATGTCCTCGCAGATCTCGACGTGCAGCACGAATCCCCTGATGTCCGAAGCGGCGAACAGCAGATCCGACCCGAACGGCGCGTCCAGGCCCGCGACGCGGATGGTGCCGCGTTCGTCGTCGCCGGGTGCGACCTGACGGCGCTCGTAGAACTCGCGGTAGGTGGGCAGATACGACTTGGGTGCCACCCCGAGCACCGCGCCGCGATGGATGACCACCGCGGTGTTGTAGATGCGGTGCCGATGACGCAACGGGGCTCCGACGACGAGCACCGGCAACAGGTCGGTGCTCGCCGCGAGGACTTCGCCCAGCGCGTCCTCGACGGCATCCAGCAACACGTCTTGCAGCAGGATGTCTTCAATGGAGTAGCCGGACAATGTGAGCTCGGGGAACACCGCGAGCGCCACACCGTCGTCGTGGCATTGCCGGGCCAGCCGCAGCACCGACGCCGCGTTGGCCGCGGGATCGCCGATCGTGGTGGGGTGGGTGCACGCGGCGACCCGGACAAAGCCCTGGCTGTAAGCGTTGTAGAAGTCCATCGTTCCCTTATTGTCGCCTCGCTCGTCCCATCTGGCGAATATCGGGTGTCCCGTACGGGCGCTACCCGCCGGGTGCGGGCCTCGGTATGCGGTAGCGCCGATCCCTCATCCGGAACACGGCGTTGCCGCCGCGCCGCCAGCCCGCGTGGTTGAGTTGCGCCGCCGCCGGCACACCTGTCTGACCGTTGGGCACCGGCTCGTGTACCCATGGCGGGAGTGCCCGAAAACCCGGCTGCCCACCGGTTGCGGTCGCGACACTCGGCGGCGCTTCCCCCACCCAACTCGGCGGGGTCGACAGTCCGCCGACCGAGCCCGCATGACCCATATGAGCAAGCACTGGACGAGTCCCGGCGGCCGGTGGCGTCGCGCGCGCCGCCGCGACACCTCCCAACGGCGCGGCGAGTTCGGGCAGGGTCTGGCCTTGGACCTCCAACTGGGTCAACCCGTTGACGAAGATTCCGGCGGTGAACACCGCGAAGGGGATTTGATACGCCGGTACCAGCGGCCCGGTCAGCGTGTTGAACGTTTCGAAGGCGGAGATGATCGGCGATACGGCGGGGTCGGCCGCGGCGGCCGGGGCAGCAGCCTGGCTTGCCAGTTGCTGCGCCATCGCCTGGGTCTGCAAGCCGGCCGGATTCACGATCTGCGGCGGCTGCGCAAAATTGCCCAACTCGGCCGCCGACGAAGCTGAAACCGCGTACGCGTACATCGCCGCGGCGTCTTGAGCCCACATCTCGGCGTACGCGGCTTCGGCGGCGGCAATTGCCGCGGTGTTCTGCCCGAAGAAGTTCGTCGCCACCAGTGTCGCGAGCAGGACACGGTTGGCGGCGACCACCATCGGCGGCACGGTCGCCGCGAAGGCCGCCTCGTAAGCCGCGACCGCCAGCCGAGCCTGGTCCGCGGCCCGCTCGGCCTGCCGGGCGGTAGCGGACACCCACGCCGCATAGGGCGCGCTCGCGGCCGCCATGGCCGTCGCGGACGGGCCAATCCAGTGTCGGTCGTGCAGCTCCGAGACCGTCGAAGAATATGCGTCAGAAAAGCTTTCGAGCTCGGCGGCAAGGCCGTCCCACGCCGCTGCCGCGGCCAACATCGGACCCGCGCCCGGACCGGTGTACATCCTGGCCGAGTTGATCTCGGGCGGCAACGCCCCGAAATCCAACATCGGCTCCCTCCCCGCCTGTCGTCTTCGAATGAGCTGCAGCGGGTTACGCTCAACCGCCCATGAACGGACGGGGCATGGTGAAGCGGCCCGCCTGCACCCGCAAGATGTTGCTCACCGTCGGGCGCGACCACGCACCGGGCTGCTGCGTCATTCCGACCACTGGCGGAGCGCCGGCCACACCCGTCGTTTCGGACGAAGCCGGAATCGCCCCGAGCTCCGTGTCGGTGAGCCACTGCGGGTCTTCAACAGCGCTGGCCACCGGGGTCGCCGACGCCCATGTCTGCGGAACCGACAGGCCGCCAATGGGTTCGGCCTGACCGAAGCCCGCAAGCATGGGTTTGGGCGTCGCTTCCGGCACACGTAGTGCCGACTCGGCAGCCCGGGCCTTCGCCCCGTCCGCCTCCTCTTCGGCAATCTTCGGAAGATCCTCGGCTTGCACGCCGGTGCGGTACAGGCCCGTTGCGAAGCTGCCGCCGCTGGTGACGGTTCGGCTCAGCGCAGCGCCGAGGTTCAGCGGACCGGCAAGGGTGTTGAAATTGCTGAAAGCCGTCAGCAACGGGTCGAGTACCGGATCGGCCGCGGCCGAAACGCCGCCGGCGGCAAGGGTTTGCAGCTGGTTGGGTACCAACCCGAGCACCTGTGACAACACCGACTGCGCGGTGGTGGTACCCGACCCGCCCGCGGCGCGTGTCACCGCCTCGGCCTGCGCGAGTTGTCCGCCGGTCGCGGTGGTCACCGGCGGGGCTGAGAACGGCGTGAGGTCGGCCGCTGTCGACGACGACGCGGCATAGGCGTACATCGCCTGGGCGTCCTGCGCCCACATCTCGGCGTAGGCCGCTTCCACTGCCGCGATGTCCGCGGTGTACTGCCCAAACACGTTGGCTGACACCAGCGCCGCATAGTGAGCGCGGTTCTCCGCAACGAGGGTCGGTGGCACCGTCGCCGCGAACGCGACCTCGTAGGCCGCGGCCGCTGCCCGCGCGCGCCCCGCCGTTTCCTCCGCGGAGGCCGCCGCCGCGGCCATCCAGTCGACGTACGGGACGGCCGCCTCCACCATCGCGACCGAGGCGTTGCCCGCCCACGATTCGTTCTGCAGCCCGGTCAGAATCGCCACGTAACCCGTTGCAACAGAGTCCAATTGGCTGGCCACAGCTTGCCACGCCGACGCGGCTGAGATGATCGGGCCAGACCCCGGCCCCGCATACAGCCGACCCGAGTTGACCTCGGGCGGTAGTGCACCGAAATCGATCATCGCCCGTTCCCCTTTCCGCGAATCTGTTGGCGGTCGGGGCATCGTGCTGGCGTCCCGGCTGCTGCCCTCGGGCGCAATCGCATCGGTGACACCTGGCGACACCTGCCCGTCCACCGGGTGAACAGGCGACCACCGCCACACTTTCCAAGCTAGGCGCGATGGCGAAACGGTCCCAGGTATCCATAGCCAATTCATGTGTTGTGGAGAAGAATCGCCTGCAGCCCGCATCGGCTCGTCGCCAACGGGTACTCCACTCAGATGAGCGCTACAGCGGTCCTTGTCGTGGACATGATGAACACCTACCAGCACCCCGATGCCGAGCAGCTGGTCCCCAATGTCGAGAAGATCATCGATCCCCTCGCCGACCTGGTCAAGCGTGCTCGTGACGCCGACGACATCGACCTGATATACGTCAACGACAACTACGGAGACTTCACGGCGAGCTTCTCTGACCTGGTGCGGTCGGCCTGCCACGGCGAACGGCCGGACCTGGTGGATCCGATCGTGCCGACCCAGCACAGTCGAGCGATGACCAAGGTCCGGCACAGCGCTTTCTACGCGTCACCACTTGCCTACTTGCTTCGCCGTATCGGCACCGAGCGACTGGTCCTGACCGGGCAGGTGACCGAGCAGTGCATTCTGTACAGCGCACTGGACGCCTACGTCCGGCACTTCGCGGTCGTGGTCCCGACCGACGCTGTGGCCGGGATCGACGCTGAGCTGAGCGATGCCGCGCTGACGATGATGCAGCGAAACATGGACGCCGAGCTGACAACGGCAGCGAAGTGCATCGGCTGAATCCGTACTCTGGATAGGGTGACGTCTACGCGCGCCGAGGCTCCGGAGCTGGTCGCCGCGCTGACCGGTTGCCGTGTCGCCGTGCTCACCGGGGCGGGAATGTCCACCGACTCCGGCATTCCCGACTACCGCGGGCCGGATTCACCACCGAGCAATCCGATGACGATCCGCCAGTTCACCACCGACCCGGTGTTCCGTCAGCGGTACTGGGCCCGCAATCATGTCGGCTGGCGGCACATGGCTGACACCACCCCCAATGCCGGCCACCGCGCGCTGGCCGCGCTCGAGGGCGACGGCATCGTCAACGGCCTCATCACGCAGAACGTGGACCTATTGCACAGCAAGGCCGGCAGCCGGAACGTCATCAATCTGCACGGCACCTACGCCCAGGTGGTCTGCCTGGACTGCGGGCACACCATGACCCGTGCCGCACTGGCCGACGAACTGGATGCGCTGAACCCGGGATTCACCGAGCGCGTCGCGGCGGTCGGCGGACTGGCCGTGGCGCCGGACGCCGACGCTGTCGTCGCCGACACCTCGTCGTTTCGTTACCTCGACTGCCCCTCCTGCGGCGGCATGCTCAAACCAGACATCGTCTACTTCGGCGAAAGCGTCGCGAAAGACGTGGTCCAGCAGGCGTTTTCGCTCGTGGACGACGCCGATGCGCTGCTGGTTGCCGGTTCGTCGCTGACCGTGTTCTCCGGCTACCGCTTCGTGCGGCACGCGGCCGCCGCAGGCATTCCGATCGCCATCATCAACCTCGGTACCACTCGCGGCGACGACTTGGCCACGGTCAAGGTCGACGGCGGTTGCTCGGAGTTGCTGACGCTGTTAGCCGAGGAGTTGTCGCCGGCGGCGGTCGGTCAGAACGTGCAAGGCATGCTGCGGATGCCGTGAATGAAGTTGCCTGCCAGATAAACCGGGTCGCCGGCCTGAATCTCCGGTAGCTGGTGCAGCAGTTCACCGAAGATCGCCCGCAACTGGGCCCTGGCCAAGTTCGCGCCGAGACAGAAGTGCACACCGCCACCGCCGAACCCGACGTGCGGGTTGGGGTTACGGCTCAGGTCGAGGCGCTCGGGGTGCTCAAAGACGTCGGTGTCGAAGTTGCCCGATGAATAGAACATCACCACCTTCTCGCCGGCGTTGATGGCTTGCCCGGCGATCTCCACGTCCTTGGCGGCCGTGCGGCGGAACGTCATCACCGGAGTCGCCCACCGGATGAACTCCTCGACTGCCCCGCCGATCCGGTTGTCGAAATCCTCGAGCAGCCACGCGCGTTGGTCGGGAAAGTCGGTCAGCGCCCGTAGGGCGTGGCTGGTGGTCTGGCGGGTGGTGTCGTTGCCCGCGACGGCGAGCAAGACGAAGAACGCGGCGACGTCGGCATCGGACAGTCGGTCGCCGTCCACCTCGGCGTTGACCATCGCGCTGAAGAAGTCGTCGCCGGGATTCTGCCGCCGTTCCGCGGCGAGGTCGAGCGCCACTTGATGGACGTACATCTGCGCTTCAAAGAGCACTTGGAGGGGCTGACGCCCGTTGAGGTAGACCGGATCGCCCCAGGACACCATCGCATCCGCGGCGTGCGCCACCTTCTGACGCTCCTCCTCCGGGATGCCGACCATCTCCGAGAGCGTCCGGATCGGCAGTTCCTTCGCGCAGCGCTGCACGAAGTCGACGCCGCTACCGGCCTCTTTGAGTTCCTCGACGATGGTCTTCGCGTTCGCCTTGATCGAGTCCTCGATACGGCGGATCTGCCGCGGGGTGAAGGCAGCGCTGACCAGCTTGCGCAGGAAAGTATGCCGCGGCGGGTCCATGGCGAGGAAGGACTGGGACGCCTCGAGCAGGTCCTCGGGCACGTTCTCGA
This genomic stretch from Mycobacterium paraterrae harbors:
- a CDS encoding NAD-dependent protein deacetylase; the protein is MTSTRAEAPELVAALTGCRVAVLTGAGMSTDSGIPDYRGPDSPPSNPMTIRQFTTDPVFRQRYWARNHVGWRHMADTTPNAGHRALAALEGDGIVNGLITQNVDLLHSKAGSRNVINLHGTYAQVVCLDCGHTMTRAALADELDALNPGFTERVAAVGGLAVAPDADAVVADTSSFRYLDCPSCGGMLKPDIVYFGESVAKDVVQQAFSLVDDADALLVAGSSLTVFSGYRFVRHAAAAGIPIAIINLGTTRGDDLATVKVDGGCSELLTLLAEELSPAAVGQNVQGMLRMP
- a CDS encoding molybdopterin-dependent oxidoreductase, translated to MSRYGFPAAMWRSLERHRPPGVGLLQRWRSPLRGPWLTSVFGAALLIGLPVVILTGLLSYIAYGPQFGQAIPRDVGWLKLPTFDWPTHPSWLYRLTQGVHVGLGLVIIPVVLAKLWSVMPRFFAWPPLRSIAQLFERLSLVMLVGGIVFELATGVLNIQYDYIFGFSFYTAHYFGAWVFIAGFTLHLLIKLPTMLRGVRSQSLRSVLRTSRADTRPEPADPDGLVAANPAPPTVSRRGALALVGGGAVFVAVITAGQTLGGITRRAAILLPRGRSRDSDFEVNRTAWAAGITAADAGPNWRLVLRGPSQELRIDRAALEAMPQHTAELPIACVEGWSTTQTWSGVRLRDLAALAGAPGSHATVRSLERFGAFNRAVLQANQVSDPDSLLALRVNGAALSMDHGYPARVIVPALPGVHNTKWVRLIEFGKP
- a CDS encoding PPE family protein, with product MIDFGALPPEVNSGRLYAGPGSGPIISAASAWQAVASQLDSVATGYVAILTGLQNESWAGNASVAMVEAAVPYVDWMAAAAASAEETAGRARAAAAAYEVAFAATVPPTLVAENRAHYAALVSANVFGQYTADIAAVEAAYAEMWAQDAQAMYAYAASSSTAADLTPFSAPPVTTATGGQLAQAEAVTRAAGGSGTTTAQSVLSQVLGLVPNQLQTLAAGGVSAAADPVLDPLLTAFSNFNTLAGPLNLGAALSRTVTSGGSFATGLYRTGVQAEDLPKIAEEEADGAKARAAESALRVPEATPKPMLAGFGQAEPIGGLSVPQTWASATPVASAVEDPQWLTDTELGAIPASSETTGVAGAPPVVGMTQQPGAWSRPTVSNILRVQAGRFTMPRPFMGG
- a CDS encoding cysteine hydrolase family protein encodes the protein MSATAVLVVDMMNTYQHPDAEQLVPNVEKIIDPLADLVKRARDADDIDLIYVNDNYGDFTASFSDLVRSACHGERPDLVDPIVPTQHSRAMTKVRHSAFYASPLAYLLRRIGTERLVLTGQVTEQCILYSALDAYVRHFAVVVPTDAVAGIDAELSDAALTMMQRNMDAELTTAAKCIG
- a CDS encoding PPE family protein; the encoded protein is MLDFGALPPEINSARMYTGPGAGPMLAAAAAWDGLAAELESFSDAYSSTVSELHDRHWIGPSATAMAAASAPYAAWVSATARQAERAADQARLAVAAYEAAFAATVPPMVVAANRVLLATLVATNFFGQNTAAIAAAEAAYAEMWAQDAAAMYAYAVSASSAAELGNFAQPPQIVNPAGLQTQAMAQQLASQAAAPAAAADPAVSPIISAFETFNTLTGPLVPAYQIPFAVFTAGIFVNGLTQLEVQGQTLPELAAPLGGVAAARATPPAAGTRPVLAHMGHAGSVGGLSTPPSWVGEAPPSVATATGGQPGFRALPPWVHEPVPNGQTGVPAAAQLNHAGWRRGGNAVFRMRDRRYRIPRPAPGG
- a CDS encoding cytochrome P450, whose protein sequence is MTATAATPRAYDPIDLSSRAFWSTSAQERDRSFAELRASRPVSWHPPVEDALMQDPDDPGYWAVTRRDDIVAISRDSDTFLSGKGVLFENVPEDLLEASQSFLAMDPPRHTFLRKLVSAAFTPRQIRRIEDSIKANAKTIVEELKEAGSGVDFVQRCAKELPIRTLSEMVGIPEEERQKVAHAADAMVSWGDPVYLNGRQPLQVLFEAQMYVHQVALDLAAERRQNPGDDFFSAMVNAEVDGDRLSDADVAAFFVLLAVAGNDTTRQTTSHALRALTDFPDQRAWLLEDFDNRIGGAVEEFIRWATPVMTFRRTAAKDVEIAGQAINAGEKVVMFYSSGNFDTDVFEHPERLDLSRNPNPHVGFGGGGVHFCLGANLARAQLRAIFGELLHQLPEIQAGDPVYLAGNFIHGIRSMPCTF
- a CDS encoding NAD(+) synthase, translated to MDFYNAYSQGFVRVAACTHPTTIGDPAANAASVLRLARQCHDDGVALAVFPELTLSGYSIEDILLQDVLLDAVEDALGEVLAASTDLLPVLVVGAPLRHRHRIYNTAVVIHRGAVLGVAPKSYLPTYREFYERRQVAPGDDERGTIRVAGLDAPFGSDLLFAASDIRGFVLHVEICEDMFVPIPPSAEAALAGATVLANLSGSPITIGRADDRSLLARSASQRCLAAYVYAAAGEGESTTDLAWDGQTMVWENGELLAESERFPKGERRSIADVDLELIRSERLRMGTFDDNRRHHRHIADSFRHISFRLDPPTGDIGLRREIERFPFVPADPQRLEQDCYEGYSIQVAGLEQRLRALDFPKVVIGISGGLDSTHALIVAARAMDREERPRSDILAFTLPGFATGEHTKRNAVELCRALGVTFAEIDISETASLMLKEMDHPFSRGEKVYDVTFENVQAGLRTDYLFRLANQRGGIVLGTGDLSELGLGWSTYGVGDQMSHYNVNAGVPKTLVQHLIRWVISSGQFPAEVGEVLQSVLDTEITPELVPSGEEEELQSSEAKIGPFALQDFSLYQVLRYGFRPAKVAFLAWHAWSDPDSGNWPPGFPENKRPSYSLKEIRHWLQVFVQRFYSFSQFKRSALPNGPKVSHGGALSPRGDWRAPSDMSAQAWLDAIERDIPED